CCATCGAACTCCAGCCGATGCGCCAGCGAATGACTCCAGCCAAAGCCCAGCCCGACATCGATTTCGGCAGCACTGGTGCGATACAAGCGGGTGAACTCGAACGGCAGCAGTCCATCGAGCGTGCCATCCGTCAGGGTCAGCAGTTCCTCGCCAGTGACCATCGACACCGGGCAGCCGTTGGTGCAGGTCGAGGGCACGCAGTCGGCGCTGTCGCCGTTGGGGTTTTTAGCCTGATCGGGCTTATCGTCGTGAGGTTCATGGCGCTCCATCCGGCTCATGCCATGCGACTTGTCCCGTGCGAGAGGCGCCGGGTTCGGCACCGTCAACACCAAGGAATCCGCCTGACGAATGTTCAGCGGTATCGACGGCGTCGGTTTCAACTCAACGTCACGCACATTGAGCATCAGCGGTTTCAGTGCGCTTGCATGCTTGTTCAGTTCGGGCGCAGAGCTCAGTTCCGCCAGGCGCAACGCCGAAGCCGCCAGCCATTCCCGCGCGCGAGGGGATTTGATCTTCGCCAGCACTTTGCTGCTCAACCGCAGTGGCACGCCGACGCCGCCCGATACCCGCATCAACAGAAAGCTGATCAGCAGTTCGACACGAACCTCGGCTACCACCTCAGCGAGGTACTGCGGTGGCAGCATCTTCAGCCAACTGGTGAAGGCCGCCAGATGTATAAACAGCAGTGGCTCGTCGCTGAGGATCAACAAACCGTTGGCAATGGCTTCGCTGGAGGCTTGCAGCAGAGCGTCCAGTTCGACCTCGGTCAGGTACTCCAGCAGCTTTTCGCTGTTGACCTGCAAGTCGGCGAGCAGGGCGAACAGTTGCTTGATGTCATCCCAGACACCGTGCAGGGCCTTCTCGAATCCGCGCCAATCCGCCTGTTGCAATTGACCGTAACGGTGGAGAAATCCTGCGCTGGAGAACTCTGTCCACAACGGCTGAAACCCGTCCCACTCCTGGCGCAACCAGACTTCCAGCCCGTCGAGCATGCCTTGATACGAGGCATACAGCGCTTGCACATGCTGGCTGGAAACATCGGGAAAGAAGGTGATGCGATAACGCTGGCCCCGGTCGCAGTCGGTCACCTCCAGAATGCCGCTCGGGCCGATTTCATAGTGCTGCGGGGCGCCGAAGGTCAGAACGCCGCCGACATCGGAAATCACCGGTTCGAGCGTCAGTGGGGTGTTGCCGATGGGGACGAAGCGAGCAGCCTCGAACATGTGTACCAATGTCAAAGTCCCGCTGGCGGGGCACATGAATACGGATGAACTGATGGGTTTACGGCTTTTGATCGGCGCACTGAGGTGAACGTCGTTGCCGACTCTGAACACCTGCTCGATGTCCAGCATCGACCCCGTCCAGAATTGCTCGGCCCAGGCGTCGTAGTTGTTCAGGCTCAGGCGAAACTCCCGGATCAACCTTTCGAAGTCCGGGTGTTCTGGATTCAGGGCGGCAACCACCAGCAGGCCGATGCTGTTGTTCAAGGCCAGAAGCCGATCGGTTTGGAACATTTGCAGGCACTCGCGCACGTCAAAAGAGGTGCGCGGACTTTGCGGGGGATCAAAAAGTAAAGAAGTCGGGCAAGTAGGGTATGTATGTAGGATTTTTCGCTAAATACTCGCGAGTAGTTCAGCGCCCCAACGGACATTGCCCGTTGCTCAATGCCTGTTACGCTCGTTATGCTGCTGAACCCATTAATCAGATCCGAGCAGCGGCGCTATTCGCCGCCCGGGATGTCTTTGATAACGGATCCGATGATGAATGCACCGCTGAAGGCGTTCGGCCCGATCAAGGCCGTGATTTTCGATATGGACGGTTTGCTGCTGGACACTGAGGGCATTTACACCGAGGTCACCTCGCTGATTGCCGGTCGATACGGGCGGACCTTCGACTGGAGCATCAAGCAAAACATCATTGGCCGCGGTGCCAACGATCTGGCCAATTACGTGGTGCAGGCGCTTGATCTGCCGATCACCGCCGAAGAGTTTCTAGTAATCCGCGAACCGCTGATGCGTGAGCGTTTCCCCTCGGCGCAAGCGATGCCGGGCGCGGAGGAACTGATTCGCCACCTCAAGGCGCACAACATTCCAATCGCTGTGGGCACCAGTTCGTCGCGTCAGTCGTTCGGTCAGAAAACCACGTTGCACCGCGACTGGTTCGCGCTGTTCGATTTCATCGTCACGGCGGACGACCCGGAAGTGGGGGCAGCCAAACCCGCGCCGGATATTTTCCTCACGGCGGCCCGGCGTCTGGGTGTCGCGCCCGAGGATTGTCTGGTGTTCGAAGATTCGCCGTTTGGCGTGACCGCGGCGAAAGCGGCAGGCATGACCGCCATCGCCATTCCGGATGCCGCCATGGCCGATGAAAAATACGCACACGCCGACGGGATTCTTCGCTCGTTGAAAGCGTTCACCCCGAGCACTTGTGGTTTGCCGGCACTGGAATGGGCCTGATCGGGCGATAAAGCTATAAACAAAAACGCCGCCCCTCAATTAAATGAGGGACGGCGTTTTTCGTACAGGTAACTCAGTCAAATCAGGCGCCGAAGCCACCGTCGATCGTCAGGCTGGCGCCGGTGATGTATCCGGCTTCCGGGCCTGCCAGATAAGCGACGAAACTGGCGATTTCTTCGGCCTTGCCGTAGCGACCCACGGCCATCAGAGGAATCAGGCTTTCGGCGAAGTCACCGTGCGCCGGGTTCATGTCGGTGTCGACCGGCCCAGGCTGCACGTTGTTGATGGTGATGCCGCGTGGGCCGAGATCGCGTGCCAGGCCTTTGGTCAGGCCAACCAGCGCCGATTTGCTCATCGCATACACGCCGCCACCGGCGAAGGGCATGCGGTCGGCGTTGGTGCTGCCGATGTTGATGATTCGCGCGCCTTCGCCCATGTGTTTGGCGGCTTCCTGGGAGGCGATGAATACGCTGCGAATGTTGATTGCCACGGTCTGGTCGAAATCTTCCAGTTTGAAGTCTTCCAGTGGGGCGACGGCCAGTACGCCGGCGTTGTTGACCAGAATGTCGAGGCGGCCAAAGGCTTCGACGGTGGCGCTGACCGCATGACGGATGGCAGCGGCGTCAGCGCTGTCAGCTTTGATCGCCAAGGCTTTGCCGCCAGTTGCGGTGATGCTGTTTTGCAACTCTTCAGCTTTTGCGGTGGAGCTTACGTAAGTGAAGGCGACAGCAGCGCCTTCAGCCGCGAGGCGTTTGACGATGGCAGCGCCGATGCCACGGGAACCGCCTTGAATCAGAGCGACTTTGCCGCTGAGATGTTGAGTGGTCATGTTCGATCTCCAGAATATTCAAGGCGGGATGCCTTGTTGTTGGAGCCGAGTATCAACCTCTGATCCACAACCCACTAGCCCATGATTGCTATAGTCTGTGTAAACCAAAAGTTTACAGTGGCGACCATGGAAAACTTCAACAGTATCGAATGCTTCGTGCGCAGCGCCGAAGTTGGCAGTTTTGCCGAAGCGGCGCGGCGTTTGAGTCTGACCCCGGCAGCGGTCGGTAAAAGCGTGGCGAAACTCGAAGCCAGGCTAGGCGTGCGGTTGTTTCAGCGCAGCACCCGCAGTCTGACGTTGACTGAGGCGGGGCAGCTGTTTTTGAGTCAGGTCAGTGCCAGTTTGACCACGATCCAGAACGCCGTGGCCAATCTGGCCAGTGTCGAAGGCCTGCCAGCAGGGACTTTGAAAGTCAGTATGGGCACGGTGTTCGGGCGCTTGTATGTCGTGCCGTTGCTGGAAGAGTTTTTACGTCGATTTCCGGCGATCAACCCTGATTGGCATTTTGATAACCGTCAGGTCGATTTAATCGGGCAGGGTTTCGATGCGGCGATTGGCGGGGGATTTGAATTGCCCCAAGGCGTCGTCGCACGCAAATTGGCACCTGCACATCGAGTGTTGGTGGCGTCTGCTGACTATCTGGAAAAGCACGCAGCGATCATCGAGCCGGATGACCTGCAATATCACGATGGCATTCTGATTCGGTCGCCGCAAACCGGTCGAGTACGCTCTTGGCAATTGATCAGTAATGGCAGTCAGCTCTGTCGACCATTGACCCTGAAGACGCGAATGACCATGAGCGACTCCGAGGCCGCCTGCGCTACGGCAGCGCAAGGTTTGGGGATTGCACTGGTCAGCATGCCGTTTGCCGTGGGTTATCTCCAGGCGGGTACGTTGCAGCGCGTGCTTCCGGAGTGGTACATCGATGACGGCAACATTTCGATCTACTACGCCGAACATAAATTGTTGCCGGGCAAGACGCGGGCGTTTGTCGATTTTGTGATCGAGCAGTTTGCGCAGCAGGGGTTGGCTCGGCGGTTCAGTGCTGTTTGATTCCGTGCAATAGAGCTCCTGCCTCGATATTGATGAAGGCAGGAGCTGGCTCAAGAATGCATTAATGATTCTTAGGCGTTAAGGACACCAAGTTGGCCCGCATAGAGAAGCAGCGGTAGCTGCGGTGCTATTCAGGACTGCCAAGGTGCAGCCAAGGATCAGTAATGTATACAGACGAGCCGTTGCATTTTTCATGTTTACCTTCCTGGAGTTGCGTTGAAGCAACAGGAACTGCCATCAATCGAGTTGCCGAGTCAGAAGTGAGCGCGCATCCCGTGATCTGCACAACTGTAAGAAGTATCAGGCGGCAATCTGGTTCAGATTACCCTCCTGCCGGTTGACTGCTCTAGCAGGCGTATTGACAGAGCACTCTCCAAAAGGATTGCGTTTCAAATCTCTGACAAACGGTTCTTCTCAGCGCGCAAACCGCTCCGGCCAACCCACAATTTTTTTCGGTCGAGGCGTCGCATAAGTCCGCACCTTGGATGTCGACAACCCCAACCGTACCAGCGCCTCAGCAATGGTCACCGCCGCCGTCACCCCATCCACCACCGGCACCCCGGTGCGTCGACGAATCTGCTCGTCCAGCCCGGCCATGCCGCCACAACCGAGGCAAATCACCTCGGCCTTGTCCTGCGTCACCGCCAATTCCGCCTGATGCACGATCGCTTCCAGCGCGCGGTGCGGTTCATGCTCCAACTCCAAAACCGCCAAACCACTGGCCCGCACAGAGGCGCAGCGATCCCACAGACCGGACAACTTCAGTCGATCCTCGATCAGCGGTACGGTGCGATCCAGCGTGGTCACCACTGAATACGCGTGCCCCAGAAACATCGCCGTACTGGCCGCCGCGTCAGTAATGTCCACCACCGGCACATTGAGCAATTCCTGCAAGCCTTCGCGGCCATGTTCGCCATAGCCGGCCTGAATCACCGCATCGAACGGCTGGTCGTAGGACATCACCCGATCCATCACGGCGATGGCGGCCAGGTAGCTTTCAAAGTTGCCCTCAATCGAATCGGCGCCGAAATACGGCGTGAGACCGACAATCTCTGTACCGGGCGACGCGACAGTCTGCGCCGAGCGGGCGATGGCCTGGGTGATGGATTCGGTGGTGTTGACGTTGACCACAAGAATACGCATGGGAAGTCCTTTTTGGCAGGGTGGTTCTGCGGCCCGAAAGGCGGGCCGCGAGGATTTAGTGGCAGGCGTTATCGACCGCGAAGGATTCGCCGCTGACGTCGGCGTAGTACGGTTCGCGTTTGGCGATGATCAGGTAGAGCATTCCGGCGATCCCGGCACCGATCAGCCAGGAGAACGGCGAAATACTGTGGAACCCCGGTACCAGCGCCAGGACGATGGCGATCAGTGCCGCCGGAATAAACGCCGCCACGGCGCGGAAATTGACGCCGCGGCTGTAGTAATAAGTGCCGTTCGGGTCTTCGCTGTAGAGTTGCGGGACGTTGATCCGGCCTTTGCGGATCAACCAGTAGTCGACCATGATCACCCCGTACAACGGGCCGAGCAGGGCGCCGAGGCCGGACAGGAAATACACGATTACCAACGGGCTGTTGTAGAGGTTCCACGGCAGGATAAGTACGGCGATGGTCGCGCTGATCAGCCCGGCCCGGCGGAAGGTCAGGTACTTGGGCGCCAGGTTGCTGAGGACGAACGCCGGGGCGACGAAGTTGGCCATGATGTTCACCGCCACGGTGACGATCAGGAACGCCAGGCAACCCAGCACCAGGAAGAACGTGTTGGGAATCGAGGCAATGATCTCGGTCGGGCTTTCGATGATTCGGCCGTTGATCTGGAATTGCGCGCCGCACAGCAGGACGGTAATCGCCGCGAACAGCAGAATGTTCACCGGCAAACCCCAGAAATTTCCGACCTTGATGGTTTTTCGGCAGGGCGAGGAGCGGGCGAAGTCGCAGAAGTTGAGGATCAGCGTGCCGTAGATCGCCAGCCACAGCGCGCCGCCGGCAAAGATGTTGCGCCACATCTCGCCACCGCTCAGCGGTTCGCGGATCGACCAGGCGATGGTTGCGTTGGCTTGCGTGTACATCCAGGCGGCGAGGGCGGCGACGGTCAGCAAAATCACCGGCCCGGCAAACGCTTCGTAACGGCGGACCATTTCCATGCCGTAGGCGAGGATTGCCAGTTGCACGAACCAGATCGCCACGAAACACACCCAGCCCAACGTCGACAGGCCGAGGATCGAGTTGTGGTCGTATTCAGCGAAGCCGGGATGCACCGCCGTGAGTAAAACCCTGAAAACAACCGACGCCAGATACGTCTGAATCCCGAACCAGGCGATGGCGATAACTGCCCGGATCAGCGCAGGAATTTGCGCCCCGTGGATGCCAAAACTGATCCGGCTGATCACCGGGAACGGCACCCCGGTTTTCTGCCCCATGTAGCCGGACAGGTTCATGAAGAAATACACCAGCGCCGCGCCGATCCCCAGCGACAGCAGAATCTGCCAGCCCCCCAGGCCCAAGGCGTAGAGGCCGATGGCGAATGAGTAGTTGGCGATGTTGTGCACGTCGTTCGTCCACAGGGCGAAGATGCTGTATTTGCCCCAGCGCCGGCCTTCGGCCTTGGTCGGTGCCAGGTCGCTGTTGTGCAGGCGGGGGCTCAGTTGCAGCGGCTCGACCAGTCCGTCGAGCGGCAAGGGTTGATCGAGTGCAGAGGAGGGCAGATTCAGCGCGATGTTGTTGGAGAGACTTGTACGCATTCCGGCAGGCTCCTGATGTTCAGGGCCGCGATGACTGTGCATGAGCCGCCAGGCTCGACATATCTTCGTCGCGGCAGTGAAAGCATCGCTGGTTACGGGGCATCTGCAGCCTGTACGGGATAGGGCGCTTCAGGCTTGCGGATCGAAGTGTGCATGTTTTGCAGTTTTGTATACAAAACATGTATGCACTAAAGCCAGATTTGTGCCAGTTGGCGATCTATGGGCAGCATTGCTCATTTCGAAAAGTTATCGACTGGCGCTAAGTGCCTGAAATCAGGTGAGTAAAAATTGACCCCTTGAACAGGTATTTATTTTTTGCAGAAGAGTTTGGCGGGGATGGAGCGAGCGGGCTTTTTAGAAGGGATGTAACTTTTCAGGGCGTGAAAATAAAAAGTGCACACATAAATGGCACTGATGGTGACAGTTATGTGTACACGTTTTTTGAGGTTTCACAGAACACTGTAGGAGTGAGCCTGCTCGCGATAGCGGTGTATCAGTCCAGGAGTTTCTCGGCTGACACACCGCTATCGCGAGCAGGCTCACTCCTACAAGGGGAAATCATCGGGGCAGAGAATTACGCCTTGCTGATGATATTCCCCGCATGCAACCCGCACTCTTTCTGGGTCGCTTCTTCCCACCACCAGCGGCCTTCGCGCTCGTGCTGGTTTGGCAGAACCGGGCGGGTGCACGGCTCGCAGCCGATGCTGATGAAGCCGCGCTCGTGCAGGCTGTTGTAAGGCAGTTCCAGCATGCGAATGTAGCCCCAGATCTCTTCGCTGGTCATCTGCGCCAGCGGGTTGAACTTGTACAGGGGGCGCTCCGGTGTGGAGAACGCGGTGTCGATTTCCATCACCGCCACGGCACTGCGAGTGCCCGGGCTCTGGTCGCGGCGTTGGCCGGTG
The sequence above is drawn from the Pseudomonas sp. FP2196 genome and encodes:
- a CDS encoding HAD-IA family hydrolase, which codes for MNAPLKAFGPIKAVIFDMDGLLLDTEGIYTEVTSLIAGRYGRTFDWSIKQNIIGRGANDLANYVVQALDLPITAEEFLVIREPLMRERFPSAQAMPGAEELIRHLKAHNIPIAVGTSSSRQSFGQKTTLHRDWFALFDFIVTADDPEVGAAKPAPDIFLTAARRLGVAPEDCLVFEDSPFGVTAAKAAGMTAIAIPDAAMADEKYAHADGILRSLKAFTPSTCGLPALEWA
- a CDS encoding 3-oxoacyl-ACP reductase family protein, with amino-acid sequence MTTQHLSGKVALIQGGSRGIGAAIVKRLAAEGAAVAFTYVSSTAKAEELQNSITATGGKALAIKADSADAAAIRHAVSATVEAFGRLDILVNNAGVLAVAPLEDFKLEDFDQTVAINIRSVFIASQEAAKHMGEGARIINIGSTNADRMPFAGGGVYAMSKSALVGLTKGLARDLGPRGITINNVQPGPVDTDMNPAHGDFAESLIPLMAVGRYGKAEEIASFVAYLAGPEAGYITGASLTIDGGFGA
- a CDS encoding LysR family transcriptional regulator, with the protein product MENFNSIECFVRSAEVGSFAEAARRLSLTPAAVGKSVAKLEARLGVRLFQRSTRSLTLTEAGQLFLSQVSASLTTIQNAVANLASVEGLPAGTLKVSMGTVFGRLYVVPLLEEFLRRFPAINPDWHFDNRQVDLIGQGFDAAIGGGFELPQGVVARKLAPAHRVLVASADYLEKHAAIIEPDDLQYHDGILIRSPQTGRVRSWQLISNGSQLCRPLTLKTRMTMSDSEAACATAAQGLGIALVSMPFAVGYLQAGTLQRVLPEWYIDDGNISIYYAEHKLLPGKTRAFVDFVIEQFAQQGLARRFSAV
- a CDS encoding aspartate/glutamate racemase family protein — its product is MRILVVNVNTTESITQAIARSAQTVASPGTEIVGLTPYFGADSIEGNFESYLAAIAVMDRVMSYDQPFDAVIQAGYGEHGREGLQELLNVPVVDITDAAASTAMFLGHAYSVVTTLDRTVPLIEDRLKLSGLWDRCASVRASGLAVLELEHEPHRALEAIVHQAELAVTQDKAEVICLGCGGMAGLDEQIRRRTGVPVVDGVTAAVTIAEALVRLGLSTSKVRTYATPRPKKIVGWPERFAR
- a CDS encoding NCS1 family nucleobase:cation symporter-1, with amino-acid sequence MRTSLSNNIALNLPSSALDQPLPLDGLVEPLQLSPRLHNSDLAPTKAEGRRWGKYSIFALWTNDVHNIANYSFAIGLYALGLGGWQILLSLGIGAALVYFFMNLSGYMGQKTGVPFPVISRISFGIHGAQIPALIRAVIAIAWFGIQTYLASVVFRVLLTAVHPGFAEYDHNSILGLSTLGWVCFVAIWFVQLAILAYGMEMVRRYEAFAGPVILLTVAALAAWMYTQANATIAWSIREPLSGGEMWRNIFAGGALWLAIYGTLILNFCDFARSSPCRKTIKVGNFWGLPVNILLFAAITVLLCGAQFQINGRIIESPTEIIASIPNTFFLVLGCLAFLIVTVAVNIMANFVAPAFVLSNLAPKYLTFRRAGLISATIAVLILPWNLYNSPLVIVYFLSGLGALLGPLYGVIMVDYWLIRKGRINVPQLYSEDPNGTYYYSRGVNFRAVAAFIPAALIAIVLALVPGFHSISPFSWLIGAGIAGMLYLIIAKREPYYADVSGESFAVDNACH